CCAGCGCTGCAGGTAGGGCTGCAGCAGCGGCAGCACCGGCTCGAAGAACCCGCGATACGGGCGCCAGCGGTCCAGGCCCTTGCGGTTGATGCCCTCGACCACCTGCGCGTAGCTCGGCGTGCTGATGAAGCCCTTGGCGCGCGCATGGCGCTGGAACTCGAGCAGCCGCGCCGGCTGTTCGAGTTGCAGGAAATCGCCCAGCCGCGCGACCTGCGCCTGCGGATCGGCGACCAGGTCCTCGTAGCGCAACTCCAGCGCGCGCGGCTGCAGCAACTGGACGTGGTGCAGCCAGAATCCCATCGCATCGGCGTAGCCCTGCGCCAGGCGTTGCGCGCTGGAGCACAGCAGCGCGAACGCTGGCGAACGGAACGCCTGCATGTAGCAGCTCAACAGCACATCGCACGGATGGCGCAGCGCCAGGATCACGTGCGCCTCGGGAAACAGCCGCCGGATCAGCGGCAGGCGCAGCAGGTTCAGCGGGTTCTTGTCGACCAGGCGCTGCCCGGGCTGCAGTTGCACCACGCCGCGCACCGACTGCCAGTAGTCGGCGCGCAACGCGGCGCAGGCGGCGTCGTCCAGCTCGCCCAGGCCATCGGGCCAGGCCACGCCGCGCCGCTCCAGGCGCTCGGCCACGCCCTGCAGAAACGGGCGTTCGTCCATCGCGCACAGCTGCGGATGCGCGTCGAGCATCTGCTCCAGCAAGGTGGTGCCCGAGCGCGGGAAACCGACCACGAAGATCGGCGAGGCCTCGCGCGGCGGGCTGGCCACCGGCAGCGCCGCGGCGTAGCGCGCCGGATCCCAGCGGCGCCGCGCGGCCGGCAGCGGCGCCGCGTCCGCTGCGGCCAATTCGGGCACCAGCGAGGCCACGCCGTCGACCTGCCCGGCATGCCCCTGCGCGCATGCCGCCAGCGCCTCGCCGTGGCGGCCCAGGCGGTCGCACACGCGCGCCAGCGCGAAGAACAGGTTGCTCTGCTTGCGCGTGTCGGTAGCCGCGCCGAGCAGGCCGGACAGCAGCCGGTAGGCGTGGTCCCAGTGCCCGTCGCGCATCGCCAGCACCGCCAGCGCATTGAGCGCATCGTGGCGCGCGTCCAGGTCCTCGATCCGGTCCGGTGCCGGCAGGTGCGCCGCCGCCTGGCGCGCCTCCTCCAGCCGGTTGGCGCGTTCGAGCACCAGCACCAGCCGCGACCAGGCGCGCGCCGGCTGCGGCATCGGGCCGGCCGCGCAAGCGCGTAGCATCTCCACGGCGGTCTCGGTGTGGCCGGCCTGCGACAGCA
The Xanthomonas sp. AM6 DNA segment above includes these coding regions:
- a CDS encoding tetratricopeptide repeat-containing sulfotransferase family protein is translated as MTSPHDAAIPSVPALLAALEAGQALQLEQGARRYLQHVPGDALASSLLAMSLQMQGHPARAAALYRALAERQPQDAVHWNNLGTALREARRFAEARQAYAQACALAPDDPMPHHNLGLLAMDDGDYGAARGHLLDAHALAPQSPQLSVHAAMACHECGDVQRVEALLAHWRRWPAQNPETTLELAWLLSQAGHTETAVEMLRACAAGPMPQPARAWSRLVLVLERANRLEEARQAAAHLPAPDRIEDLDARHDALNALAVLAMRDGHWDHAYRLLSGLLGAATDTRKQSNLFFALARVCDRLGRHGEALAACAQGHAGQVDGVASLVPELAAADAAPLPAARRRWDPARYAAALPVASPPREASPIFVVGFPRSGTTLLEQMLDAHPQLCAMDERPFLQGVAERLERRGVAWPDGLGELDDAACAALRADYWQSVRGVVQLQPGQRLVDKNPLNLLRLPLIRRLFPEAHVILALRHPCDVLLSCYMQAFRSPAFALLCSSAQRLAQGYADAMGFWLHHVQLLQPRALELRYEDLVADPQAQVARLGDFLQLEQPARLLEFQRHARAKGFISTPSYAQVVEGINRKGLDRWRPYRGFFEPVLPLLQPYLQRWGYRVD